A genomic region of Macaca thibetana thibetana isolate TM-01 chromosome 14, ASM2454274v1, whole genome shotgun sequence contains the following coding sequences:
- the NADSYN1 gene encoding glutamine-dependent NAD(+) synthetase isoform X2: MTLTTEAINMQDTVCLHLCLIFKCAPLSWQESTEYIEPKNSETRDPGKQGHTEEYLLPRMIQDLTKQETAPFGDAVLATWDTCIGSEICEELWTPHSPHIDMGLDGVEIITNASGSHHVLRKANTRVDLVTMATSKNGGIYLLANQKGCDGDRLYYDGCAMIAMNGSVFAQGSQFSLDDVEVLTATLDLEDVRSYRAEISSRNLAASRASPYPRVKVDFALSCHEDLLAPVSEPIEWKYHSPEEEISLGPACWLWDFLRRSQQGGFLLPLSGGVDSAATACLVYSMCCQVCKSVRSGNQEVLADVRTIVNQISYTPQDPRDLCGRILTTCYMASKNSSQETCTRARELAQQIGSHHISLNIDPAVKAVTGIFSLVTGKSPLFAAHGGSSRENLALQNVQARIRMVLAYLFAQLSLWSRGIRGGLLVLGSANVDESLLGYLTKYDCSSADINPIGGISKTDLRAFVQFCIERFQLTALQSIVSAPATAELEPLADGQVSQTDEEDMGMTYAELSVYGKLRKVAKMGPYSMFCKLLGMWRHVCTPRQVADKVKWFFTKHSMNRHKMTTLTPAYHAENYSPEDNRFDLRPFLYNTSWPWQFRCIENQVLQLERAAPQSLDSVD, from the exons ATGACCCTCACGACCGAAGCCATTAATATGCAGGATACAGTGTGTCTGCATTTATGTCTCATTTTCAAATGTGCACCACTGAGCTGGCAGGAAAGTACAGAATACATTGAGCCTAAAAACAGTGAAACCAGAGACCCTGGGAAACAAGG GCACACGGAGGAGTACCTTCTGCCTCGGATGATACAGGACCTGACAAAGCAG GAAACTGCGCCCTTCGGAGATGCGGTGCTGGCCACGTGGGACACCTGCATTGGAAGTGAGATCTGTGAGGAGCTCTGGACACCCCACAG CCCGCACATCGACATGGGCCTGGATGGAGTGGAGATCATCACCAATGCCTCGGGCAGTCACCACGTGCTGCGCAAAGCCAACACCAGGGTGGATCTCGTGACTATGGCCACCAGCAAG AACGGTGGGATTTACTTGCTGGCCAACCAGAAGGGCTGTGACGGGGACCGCCTCTACTACGACGGCTGCGCCATGATCGCCATGAACGGAAGCGTCTTCGCTCAAGGATCCCAGTTCTCTCTGGATGACGTG GAAGTCCTGACGGCCACGCTGGATCTGGAGGACGTCCGGAGCTATAGGGCGGAGATTTCATCTCGAAACCTGGCG GCCAGCAGGGCGAGCCCCTACCCCCGAGTGAAGGTGGACTTTGCCCTCTCGTGCCATGAGGACCTCCTGGCACCCGTCTCTGAGCCCATCGAGTGGAAATACCACAGCCCTGAGGAGGAGATAAG CCTTGgacctgcctgctggctctgggaTTTTTTAAGACGAAGCCAACAG GGGGGGTTTTTGCTGCCCCTGAGTGGCGGGGTGGACAGCGCAGCCACCGCCTGCCTCGTCTACTCCATGTGCTGCCAGGTCTGCAAGTCTGTGAGGAGCGGAA ATCAGGAAGTGCTGGCTGATGTCCGCACCATCGTGAACCAGATCAGCTACACCCCTCAGGATCCCCGAGACCTCTGTGGGCGCATACTGACCACCTGCTACATGGCCAGCAAGAACTCCTCCCAGGAGACGTGCACCCGGGCCAGAGAGTTGGCCCAGCAGATTGGAAG CCACCACATCAGTCTCAACATTGATCCAGCCGTGAAGGCCGTCACGGGCATCTTCAGCCTGGTGACGGGGAAGAGCCCTCTGTTCGCAGCTCATGGAGGAAGCAGCAGGGAAAACCTGGCGCTGCAAAATGTGCAG GCTCGAATACGGATGGTCCTCGCCTATCTGTTTGCTCAGCTGAGCCTCTGGTCTCGGGGCATCCGTGGTGGGCTCCTCGTGCTGGGATCCGCCAACGTGGATGAGAG tCTCCTGGGCTACCTGACCAAGTATGACTGCTCCAGTGCAGACATCAACCCCATAGGCGGAATCAGCAAGACAGACCTGAGAGCCTTCGTCCAGTTCTGCATCGAGCGCTTCCAGCTTACTGCCCTGCAGAG CATCGTGTCGGCGCCGGCCACCGCAGAGCTGGAGCCCTTGGCTGATGGACAGGTGTCCCAGACCGACGAG GAAGATATGGGGATGACGTACGCAGAGCTCTCGGTCTATGGGAAACTCAGGAAGGTGGCCAAGATGGGGCCCTACAGTATGTTCTGCAAACTCCTCGGCATGTGGAGACACGTCTGCACCCCGAGACAG GTCGCTGACAAAGTGAAGTGGTTTTTCACCAAGCACTCCATGAACAGACACAAGATGACCACGCTCACGCCCGCGTACCACGCCGAGAACTACAGCCCTGAGGACAACAGGTTTGATCTGCGACCGTTCCTGTACAACACGAGCTGGCCTTGGCAGTTTCGGTGCATAGAAAATCAG
- the NADSYN1 gene encoding glutamine-dependent NAD(+) synthetase isoform X1 encodes MGRKVTVATCALNQWALDFEGNLQRILKSIEIAKNRGARYRLGPELEICGYGCWDHYYESDTLLHSFQVLAALLESPVTQDIICDVGMPVMHRNVRYNCRVIFLNRKILLIRPKMALANEGNYRELRWFTPWSRSRHTEEYLLPRMIQDLTKQETAPFGDAVLATWDTCIGSEICEELWTPHSPHIDMGLDGVEIITNASGSHHVLRKANTRVDLVTMATSKNGGIYLLANQKGCDGDRLYYDGCAMIAMNGSVFAQGSQFSLDDVEVLTATLDLEDVRSYRAEISSRNLAASRASPYPRVKVDFALSCHEDLLAPVSEPIEWKYHSPEEEISLGPACWLWDFLRRSQQGGFLLPLSGGVDSAATACLVYSMCCQVCKSVRSGNQEVLADVRTIVNQISYTPQDPRDLCGRILTTCYMASKNSSQETCTRARELAQQIGSHHISLNIDPAVKAVTGIFSLVTGKSPLFAAHGGSSRENLALQNVQARIRMVLAYLFAQLSLWSRGIRGGLLVLGSANVDESLLGYLTKYDCSSADINPIGGISKTDLRAFVQFCIERFQLTALQSIVSAPATAELEPLADGQVSQTDEEDMGMTYAELSVYGKLRKVAKMGPYSMFCKLLGMWRHVCTPRQVADKVKWFFTKHSMNRHKMTTLTPAYHAENYSPEDNRFDLRPFLYNTSWPWQFRCIENQVLQLERAAPQSLDSVD; translated from the exons CGGCTATGGATGCTGGGATCATTATTACGAGTCGGACACCCTCTTGCACTCGTTTCAAGTCCTGGCGGCCCTTCTGGAGTCTCCCGTCACTCAGGACATCATCTGCGACGTGGGCAT GCCTGTAATGCACCGAAATGTCCGCTACAACTGCAGAGTGATATTCCTCAACAG GAAGATCCTGCTCATCAGACCCAAGATGGCCTTGGCCAACGAAGGCAACTACCGCGAGCTACGCTGGTTCACCCCGTGGTCGAGGAGTCG GCACACGGAGGAGTACCTTCTGCCTCGGATGATACAGGACCTGACAAAGCAG GAAACTGCGCCCTTCGGAGATGCGGTGCTGGCCACGTGGGACACCTGCATTGGAAGTGAGATCTGTGAGGAGCTCTGGACACCCCACAG CCCGCACATCGACATGGGCCTGGATGGAGTGGAGATCATCACCAATGCCTCGGGCAGTCACCACGTGCTGCGCAAAGCCAACACCAGGGTGGATCTCGTGACTATGGCCACCAGCAAG AACGGTGGGATTTACTTGCTGGCCAACCAGAAGGGCTGTGACGGGGACCGCCTCTACTACGACGGCTGCGCCATGATCGCCATGAACGGAAGCGTCTTCGCTCAAGGATCCCAGTTCTCTCTGGATGACGTG GAAGTCCTGACGGCCACGCTGGATCTGGAGGACGTCCGGAGCTATAGGGCGGAGATTTCATCTCGAAACCTGGCG GCCAGCAGGGCGAGCCCCTACCCCCGAGTGAAGGTGGACTTTGCCCTCTCGTGCCATGAGGACCTCCTGGCACCCGTCTCTGAGCCCATCGAGTGGAAATACCACAGCCCTGAGGAGGAGATAAG CCTTGgacctgcctgctggctctgggaTTTTTTAAGACGAAGCCAACAG GGGGGGTTTTTGCTGCCCCTGAGTGGCGGGGTGGACAGCGCAGCCACCGCCTGCCTCGTCTACTCCATGTGCTGCCAGGTCTGCAAGTCTGTGAGGAGCGGAA ATCAGGAAGTGCTGGCTGATGTCCGCACCATCGTGAACCAGATCAGCTACACCCCTCAGGATCCCCGAGACCTCTGTGGGCGCATACTGACCACCTGCTACATGGCCAGCAAGAACTCCTCCCAGGAGACGTGCACCCGGGCCAGAGAGTTGGCCCAGCAGATTGGAAG CCACCACATCAGTCTCAACATTGATCCAGCCGTGAAGGCCGTCACGGGCATCTTCAGCCTGGTGACGGGGAAGAGCCCTCTGTTCGCAGCTCATGGAGGAAGCAGCAGGGAAAACCTGGCGCTGCAAAATGTGCAG GCTCGAATACGGATGGTCCTCGCCTATCTGTTTGCTCAGCTGAGCCTCTGGTCTCGGGGCATCCGTGGTGGGCTCCTCGTGCTGGGATCCGCCAACGTGGATGAGAG tCTCCTGGGCTACCTGACCAAGTATGACTGCTCCAGTGCAGACATCAACCCCATAGGCGGAATCAGCAAGACAGACCTGAGAGCCTTCGTCCAGTTCTGCATCGAGCGCTTCCAGCTTACTGCCCTGCAGAG CATCGTGTCGGCGCCGGCCACCGCAGAGCTGGAGCCCTTGGCTGATGGACAGGTGTCCCAGACCGACGAG GAAGATATGGGGATGACGTACGCAGAGCTCTCGGTCTATGGGAAACTCAGGAAGGTGGCCAAGATGGGGCCCTACAGTATGTTCTGCAAACTCCTCGGCATGTGGAGACACGTCTGCACCCCGAGACAG GTCGCTGACAAAGTGAAGTGGTTTTTCACCAAGCACTCCATGAACAGACACAAGATGACCACGCTCACGCCCGCGTACCACGCCGAGAACTACAGCCCTGAGGACAACAGGTTTGATCTGCGACCGTTCCTGTACAACACGAGCTGGCCTTGGCAGTTTCGGTGCATAGAAAATCAG